In Lolium rigidum isolate FL_2022 chromosome 7, APGP_CSIRO_Lrig_0.1, whole genome shotgun sequence, the DNA window CTGCCCTTCGTTATAAAACCTTCCATGGAGCCATGCCCTAACAAATCGCGCAGCCACCCACCGTTCTCCCTCCCCGCGAGCAACTGGCGGCGAGCCTCTCACGCTCGTCTCCGTTCCCCTACACACACAGGACAGCCCCCTCCAGCCTCCTCCACCCAGTGCCCGCGAGCGCGCACCATCCCGCAGCAGCCATGGCCGTCTCCGAGAGCTCGCGCAACGCGCTCCTGCCCGGCTTCCTGTACGCGGCCCCCGTCGCCGCTGgctcgaccaccaccaccacctcggcCGCCGCTGGCCTGGGTGGCCGCGGGCTCGTCGCGCCGTCTGGCGCTGCGTCGGCGAGGCCCGCGGTGTGGGCGCAGTCGCCTAGCGAGCCGGCCCGCAAGATAGAAATGTACTCCCCGGCGTTCTACGCGGCGTGCACGGCCGGCGGCATCGCCAGCTGCGGTCTCACGCACATGACTGTTACGCCGCTCGATCTCGTAAAATGCAACATGCAGGTGAGCTTCTACCTTTTGTTGTCTTTGTGATTTGCCAATATTTTGTATGCATTGTGTGGTTCTTTAATCGCACCTTATTTGTCAGTGAGGTCGTAGACATAGCATATAATTGTGTTGGTGCGACAGGCGTGTGTTCCTCGTGAGATTTTTTTCGGTCATTTTGCATAGTTTTATGATTCCTATCTATCACGTGATCTGGGCCAAATGCGCCTGACGCCGTGTTAGTTAACTCCTTGAGAATGTTTGTATATTCGACAAATTGGATACTGCTTGACTGTGACTGTGCATAGACCCGTAGCTACATCATGTAATTGCTTACATTTCTTACGCGATTTTTATGCTAGATCATGTAATTGCTTTAAACTAAGTGCAAACGACATATGTCATCCCTTGATTTCATTTCATGGTTGGTAATACTTGATCGGTATCATCATTGTTGTTGTGAATCAGCTAGTATCATCATTGTTGTCAATCAGCTAGTAATGAAATTTTACCTTGCCTGTTTTATCAGATTAATCCAGCCAAGTACAAGAGCATCTCTTCAGGATTTGGTGTCCTCTTGAAAGAGCAAGGGGCAAAGGGTTTCTTCAGAGGCTGGGTGCCTACCCTGATCGGTTACAGTGGTCAAGGCGCATGCAAGTTCGGCTTCTACGAGTTCTTCAAGAAGTACTACTCGGATATTGCTGGACCTGAGAACGCAGCCAAGTACAAGACTTTGATCTATCTTGCTGGTTCTGCTTCGGCTGAGGTCATTGCAGATGTTACCCTCTGCCCTATGGAGGCTGTGAAGGTCCGTGTGCAGACGCAGCCTGGCTTCGCAAGAGGTTTATCTGATGGGCTCCCTAAGTTTGTGAAGGCTGAAGGATATGCTGGGTAAGTCGATGCAAGCAAATGAAATATTAGAATTTATTGCTCTCTGTAACTGTAACCTCACTCTACTGAAACAATGTTGGGTTTGCAGATTGTACAAGGGTATCGTTCCACTCTGGGGCCGTCAAATTCCATGTAAGTTTCTGTTCCCTCCTTATTGTAACCAAAATTTTGTTTCATTCTGTTTTTTTTAGAATGTTTGGCTTCCTTGTAGACATCTGCTACTCTAATTCATATATAGATATAGATCTTGAAAACTAGCTTtcctgttcttggaggataagctGTGCTCCTTACGACTACTTGTGGCGATGATACCTTGACTTGCTACCAGGGATGCAATGTAGTGAATTAATGATAACTTAGTGTTTTTTTTCAAATATGTGGATGTATGTTTGTGTAATTAATAGCGACATACGGAGTAGGCATCAAAGTCAGGCATTTACTTGCACACCGTTCTTCTTGAGATCACAGTATGATTTCCAAGATTTTATGTGTGCATATAGCGATATTTTCACACTGCTTGAGATATGCCCATTATAACATTAAGTGGGCATAGGCTCCAATGGAGTGGTGTACACTATTTACTTGATTTTTTTTCCATTGTGGACAACTTGTTGTCGGTAACATTCTTTCTTTCTGATGATAAGTCAGTTTATCTTACTTTATAGGAATGCCATGTTATCATGATTTTAAATATTAGTGTTGCACTACAATTTAGTGATGATGTGTACGCGAGAGAAACCGGGTGCTCCCTGAGCTCTTGTTAGCACATGTATCAGGACAATTCTAGTATAGTTTTGGTAGAGTGTTAACTTTTTCTTGTTGCACATATTCATGTTATTCTTGAAACCAGATCATGATTTTCAAGGTTTATATGTGCATATATGGATCATCCACAACTGCTTGAGTTCTCTCCGCTATTCTGGAGTGAAACTCCAATTAAGTGGCGTATATGTTCTGTGTGCGCAGTAATCAATACTACTTTTCAGTCTTCAACACATTCTTTCATTTCGACTTCAGTATAGATTTCTAACTCCTCGTTGCACATGGTCTTGTTATTCTTGAAATCAGATCATGATTTTCAAGGTTTATGTATGTGCATATATCGATCATCCACAACTGCTTGAGTTCTCTCTGCTATTATGGAGTGAAACTCCAATTAAGTGGCGAATATGATTTTTGTGTGCAGCAATCGTTACTATTTGTTCAGTCTTTTTCACATTTACTTCCACTTGAGTGTAGGTTTTCTAGTACATTGACTCCTAGTTGCACATAGTCTTGTTATTCTTGAAATCAGATCATGTTTTTCAAGGTTTATGTATGTGCATATATAGATCATCCACAACTGCTTGAGTTTTCTCTGCTATTCTGGAGCGAAACTCCAATTAAGTGGTGTATATGTTTTTTGTGCGGAGAAATCATTACTACttgttctgtcttgagcacattctttcGTTTCAACTCCAGTATTGGGTTTCTACTGGTACATTAGCTCCTTGTTGCACATTATCTTATTATTCTTGAAATCAGATCATGATTTTCAACTTTTATGTATGTGCATATATAGATCTTCCACAACTGCTTGAGTTCTCTCTGCTATTATGGAGTGAAACTCCAATTAAGTGGCGTATATTTTTGCGTGCGCAGCAATAGTTATGTGTGCGTATAAAGAGTATCCACACTGCTTGAGTATAGATTTAGTGCATTGTTTCATTTGAACTCCAGTATAGATTTTCTAATACATTAACTCCTTGTTGCACATACTCTTGTTCTTCTTGGAATCACTCAATGATTTTCAAGATTTTATGTGTGCATATAAAGAGTATCCACACTGCTTGAGTTCTCTCTGCTATACTAGAATGAAACTCCAATTACGTGGATTATATTTATTACAGACAGATTACTTATTGCTATATTGTAGAGAATTTGCTCTTTTAGTGTCAATACACATATTGAGGATCTTATGTTTTGACTCTGAACACTGGAGCTCTAATCATGCTGTAGTGATCAAACTGCCATCTTGTTGATGCTTAAGCACTATCTAATCCACTATCTAATCCTTTTATACAATGCAGACACCATGATGAAATTTGCCTCTTTTGAGACGATCGTTGAGATGATCTACAAATATGCAATTCCGGCGCCCAAGAGTGAGTGCAGCAAGCCTCTCCAGCTGGGAGTGAGCTTCGCAGGTGGCTATGTTGCTGGAGTGTTCTGCGCAATAGTTTCACACCCAGCAGACAACCTTGTTTCGTTTCTCAACAATGCTCAGGGTGCAACTGTTGGTGATGTGAGCTTTCTACCTTGTGTTCAGTTCTTAGCTACCTTTCACATTTGTCTTGGGATTTTCTTCTCAAAATATGTTTATTGCATGCTCAGGCTGTGAAGAAGCTTGGTCTGTGGGGTCTGTTCACGCGTGGACTGCCTCTGCGTATCGTGATGATCGGTACTCTCACTGGAGCACAGTGGGGTATCTATGATGCTTTTAAAGTCATGGTTGGATTGTAAGTATTTTATGTTCTATTGTGACACGTATCCCCTTATTGATATGCCATATAGTTCACGGCGACTTAATCAAAGATCATTGTCTTTTCCAGGCCAACTACTGGTGGAGTTGCTCCAACACCTGCAGCTGCTGGAGAGCAGCTGAAGGGCTGAGGCTGGATTCTATACCTGATTTCTAACAACATTTTTTGGCGCCGAATTGGATGATGACGAAATAGCTCATCCTTTTAAGAGCAGATGATTATTTTCTGGAATGCTTAGATGCAACCCTGGTAATTAGGTTTTCAAAACAGTTTAGGAACAATGTTTAGCTCAATATTGCCCGTTGAAGGATGGATTTCCTGGAACCCATGAGATCACTGTCTTACTTATGAGGCAGTTTTTGCAGTAAGAGCTGTACTGGAACCTTGCATAACACTGTTCAGCTCAAGATATGTACTGCTGGTCTGATTTCTCCTCTGTGGCATTGTGAAGGGTGTTGTCTTCCTCAGTTCAAAGAGCGTTCTTGCAGTGTCTTTGAAATTTAACTTTTGCTATGTTGTACTAGCTCTATGTTTTGACAGCAGTGCATTGACGGGCCGACGGGGCCGTGGTGTTTGCCGTGTTTTCACTGCCGACAATTGCCAGTGAGTTTTCACAGTTGCTGACATGGATTGGTGATTGTGCGTCAACCAAGCACTCCCGGTACGCGGGAAGTACCTTGTCGACATAGCCACAGGTCTGGATACTGCGTACAGTTGTACAATCGACCAAGTAAAAACCAAATGGTTTACCTTATTTCAGGCCAAAAACTAGGCTGGGAAGGCCAGATGTGTTCAGCTGTCGTTCTCGGAAACAGGCACTCCATCAGGAGAACCAGTGGAGCCATACGCCAACCGGGAAAAGATCTCAAAACTCCTATGAAATAACAATCTGCCACGTTTCGTTTCGTGCTTCTCTAGTTGTTTTCGTGATCCCCTGTGGCAGCTCAGTGATACGATAGTACGATACACAAAGGTATGCGGACTATTTATCTGCAAATACGGAAACGGAAAAGAAAGCGTGAATTATTATATGGAAAAGGGAGAATAATGCAACGTGGCCAGTTGTTGGAACGTTAACATGGCAGAAGTCAAGAGGACAAACTTCAATACTTCCTTGTCCATAAAAGAATGTCGGACAAACTTGAGACATTTTTTTATTGACaggtactacctccgtcccaaggaataaggcgcacacgtattccaatgcaaactttgaccataaaaattgagcaacaaaatcattgttatattatatgtaattagtatcgttggattcgtattgaaaaacactttctaatgatgttaatttcatacaaataatctttatacatttgaagtaattcttagtcaaacgaaaaacacgtaaaacgagggcgccttattccttgaatcggaggtagtagtacATTGTGAGAAGTAATGCAAATACAAGACAGAGACGCCTAAATACAATGAGAAAAAAGAATGCTCTACTGCCTCGCTTAACATGTACCTGGGGCTCAGAGCATCTCGAGTCGCGTCCccgaaagcaatttggggcgcgccggaccaaaaaaggttccagccgcgtcccgcaaagctcatttttgtccggcgcgtctcgatacggtgtccggcgctccgagcccattcccgtcccacaggggatgctccgggcacgccggacacaacgaaaagcgacgcGAAGCGACGTGGGCCAGACGCATCAGCGGCTCGGAAGTCTAAaagcccgtcgcctacctttggtcaagcgacattAATGGCGTCCCAgtattcccaggcgacgcagggacgcgtctcgtcgtgcatggccgcgtggccgtccgcgtggccgtccgcgccggcgttattgcgtgcaaccacccgctgccgcccctGTACataaagacgccctgcagttcgtcccccaatttctcaccgctcccaaaccttctcgtcgccgccgcctcccccctcccagatcttctcctcgccgctccaaaaaaatatcgagctcgtcctcccgcaagatcgccacggcgaacggcttcggccgcggcagcctaaccgtgccggaggcgtgggcgctgtaccacgcccaatatccagtcccgccgtacatgcggctgccaagcagcggcagctggaagatggccgtgaacggcattggcgtcccgccacCGCCGAAGCCGGGGATGGAACAGTGGCGGGAcggcatcaaggcccggcgggctcaactcaccgccgacgagcgtttggatccgacgtgggcggccaacgACAACGACGAgtggtggaagacgtacttcaaggcgaagtacgacatcgagatgcacagcacccacgggctcgtcggcgggcccaacagctggaacaaggacggccgcgccctgttctgggacgttccggggcgcaccctcgagaacgtcatccgcggcatccgcaacggcgctccaaggttggagacgccgtcgtcaccgccaccgtctcctcgaggaggaccagcgcaatggcagccgaggaggacgacgtactcatcctcctcgaactcttcttacTCAGGACCGGcctgatcgacgccgtcctcgtcgtaccgctcggcgccctacatcgtccccaaacgcgaggtgaaggaggagccggcgacgcccgtcaacacgaggcgtggcggcagcggcagccggcggcagcaagagaggcgcggcggcgccctcctcatcccgaagccggaggtgaaggaggagccggaggaagcggcgtaggcggcgctgctggctgagtacgagcggcagcagcggctcatcgccagcagcgacgaccccgaggactgcccaggtctgcgggcggcgttcttggcgtcgctcaacgacaaggacgcctggaggggcgacgtcgagacagcgatcgccatgtccatccgcgactccggcaagccgctggtggacctcaccgacgacggcgaggcaggaccaagcggtttggtgaaggacgagcccgtcgacgagcgtgtcaagcaggaggtcgtcaccgacgacatgtacaacttccaccagtactacgacgcctccggccgccgcaagtacttctagattaggtttagtttaaatttagtcaaatttcgttcgaatctatgtaagtttggacgaatctaatcgaatctcgcttaagtttaaaattttcgaaattttgtttgggggacgcgactgggaagcgacgtcccccaaacgcggcacgaacgaaacacgtcccccaaacgctcaatccggcgctctTTGGAGATGCTTTGGGgaatgcgactggagatgctctcaagtGGGAAAATTAAGAGCACATCATCAACCATCTAAATGACAAATCAGTACTCCTCCAATTCATAATAAGTGTCTAGGGGTTTTTAAACTAAAACAATGACAAtccggaaaaccaaaactgaacccggctgcatatgcaccctttatgtataagacatatttcaaaaaatgcaaaataattaggaaaataatttcgcaTGTAGagagacatgttctatgtgtgcacgtaaaatTTCACATAAAATCGACATTTTTTCtaccctatgtaaaaaagacaaataatgcctcgagaaatagactattttagcactaaTTTTTTTAATATACGCAAGCCACAAAACATATCGCTTTTTGTTGAAACAGctttgtgaacatgtaacatgtcaagatataaacaaaacatttttatttgtatttttatattaataaatatatttaaaatgcatttcaaataaagggtaaaCACCATGCTATGGTCCAGAGGGACTATTAAATTTCAGTTTCACGACCTATTTTCGCCAGATGGAACTAAACAACCAACAATTAAAAATTGAATATGGGATACACACGTTTTACTCGAGTAGCTTAATGAAGGCATCCAGGGGCGAAGCTGGGCAGCTGCCCTACCGTGATTTTTGGTGAATATAAATAGATGCACATGTCTTCTATGAATATTTTAAGTGGTCATAAATCGAAAACTGAAAGGTATGCTTATTTTAGTGAACATTGCGCAAAAAATTAACTTCAAACTGAAAACATGACTAGGTATGAAAACATAGACTAATTTTTTAGGTTCAATGCGTATACGATTACTACACATGctaattttgatttattttggttTGTGTAGAAAAAATGAAAAGCCGGGCAATCTTTCTTGCATCCGAAATGTGAAATATTTATACAAAGAGGGAGAGATGAAGACAATGCAGCAGGGTTGGTTATCTAATTGGCTAGTCAAACATGAGGtagttcatagatctttgggcttTGATCACCGAGGAATAGAGACTTTACAAATAAAAGCAGGGGATTGGGATTCCATTGCtgtcattttatatgtatatggtTACAATTATTTACGCTCCCAATGTGCTTATGATGTAGCACCCGGTGGATCTTTAGCTAGCGTGTATCATCTTACGAGAATACAGTATGGCATAGATAATCCAGAAGAAGTCTGTATAAAAGTCTTTGCCCAAAAGGATAATCCTAGAATTCCGTCTGTCTTCTGGATTTGGAGAAGTGCCGATTTTCAAGAACGCGAATCTTATGATATGGTGGGAATCTCTTATGATAATCATCCGCGCCTTAAACGTATCCTAATGCCTGAAAGTTGGATAGGGTGGCCCTTACGTAAGGACTATATAACCCCCAATTTTTATGAAATACAAGATGCTCATTGAATGATAAAAAATTCATGCTCACTTATACAACACAATTCCAGATTTTATTCCAGTAAAGGGATATTTTTACGTTCTGTTCCTAGATGAAACGGAATACCTATTTCTAATTAAATCCTATTATACAAAAGCAGTCCAGATAGACTGAGCAAAAAAAAGGTTTCATTTAGATTCCCTATTTTGAAAATCACATATTAATTTCCTTCATAATGAACAGAAAGATAGGATGACTCAAAGAAGTTCTCTACCACGAACTTTGTATCGCGCACATGacttagcacaactaggaaaGTAAGATTAAGATAAGCAAGACTAAAATAAAGATTCGTCGGAATAGCAGAATATAAAATTaagaaatgcaaaaaaaaataaaGGGGGAGCCTAATCTAACCTCCTTCTGTACCATAAAGAAAAgatatatttttttctttctacTTCTATAAAAAGAAGTGCTTCTTTATTCTTTATTATAGACTTATCCACTTAGATGAATAAATCATACTCTATTTATATTATTAATGAATATGTATCCCAACCCATCTCGAGGTATTTGTATCAATACCTATTCGGtagatctttttttttctctgcCAGGAACCAGATTTGAACTGGTGACACGAGGATTTTCAGTCCTCTGCTCTACCAACTGAGCTATCCTGACCTTTTCTTGTGCATCATCCTAGTAGAGTATTTGTATCTATGTCAATTAAAGGGactaaaaaataaattaaataaaGGATTTCAAATTCGAAATTGTAAAATGGGGGGTAGTCCTATGCATTGTACATGGCTTACTTAATAATACTGAAAAATAGAGCGAATAACCGGGATTCTTTCCCGATACTCTAATAAAAAACAAATATATTATATTCTAGGATAAGATCCATTGAGTTCTCTTCGCACTCCTTTGTGAAGCTTTTGTAACTAATCGTGTAGGAGATTTTGGTTTATTATTAGGAATTTTAGGTTTTTTTGGATAACAGGTAGTTTAGAGTTTAGGGATTTGTTCAAAATAGCTAATAACTGGATTCCTAATAATGGAATCAACTCTTTACTTACTACTTTGTGTATTCCTTGGCGCAGTTGCGAAATCTGCACAATTCCCTCTTCACGTATGGTTACCAGATGCTATGGAAGGACACACTCCCATTTCCGCTCTTATACACGCAGCAACTATGGTTGCTGCCGGGATTTTTCTTCTAGCtcggctttttcctcttttcataTCTCTACCTTTGATAATGACTTTAATTTCTTTAGTAGGTACAATAACACTTTTCTTAGGAGCTACTTTAGCTATTGCTCAAAGAGATATTAAAAGAAGCTTAGCCTATTCTACAATGTCTCGCTTGGGTTATATGATGTTAGCTCTAGGTATAGGTTCTTATCAAGCTGCTTTATTTCATTTGATCACTCATGCTTATTCAAAAGCTTTATTGTTCTTAGGATCTGGATCCATTATTCATTCAATGGAACCTCTTGTTGGATATTCACCAGAAAAAGTCAGAATATGGTCCTCAGGCAAAATAAGAACAGCGCCCACATTCAACCCTCCCTTTTTTCCATTAGCAAGAACTTGTTTCAATTGCATATCATAAGGAATTCGAAGAACTGCTTCAAATACAGTATCGGGAAGCACCGCTTGGGGAAGTTCAATATCCACGGGCTTGCTAGCTAAATGGCAATTGGCACATACAATTCGTCCAGTTGCTTCTCGTGGGTTTTCATAACCCTGCTGCGCAAAAATGGGATATGCATTTGAAATGGATGTCTGAGTTATTACGTATATCATGATCGATAACGGCACATTATGGCAAAAAAAATTTTGATtcagagggagaagaagaggcaGAAATTAGAACAGAAATATCATTTGATTCGTCAATCTTTAAAAAAAAGATAAGAAGCAAAGTTTCTTCCTTGAGTTTGAGTGCAAAAACGAAAATGCGAGAAAAATTGCAATCCCTACCACGTAATAGTGCACGTACACGCCTTCATCGACGTTGTTTTTTGACCGGAAGACCTAGAGCTAACTATCGAGACTTTGGGCTATCCGGACACGTATTTCGAGAGAGCCACTATGAGTTTGGAACCCTGAACGGACCGCCGGTGTTAAgccggaggaaggagaggatgaggCCAAGTCATCATGCCCCTTATGCCCTGGGCGACACACGTGCTACAATGGGCGGGACAAAGGGTCGCGATCTCGCGAGGGTGAGCTAACTCCAAAAACCCGTCCTCGCTCGGATTGCAGTGCCGCAACTCGCCCGCATGAAGCAGAATCGTTAGTAATCGCCGGTCGGCCATACGGCGGTGAATCCGTTCCCGGGCCTTGTACACACCGCCCGTCACACTATAGGAGTTGGCCATGTTTGAAGTCATTACCCTTAACCGTAAGGAGGGGATGCCTAAGGCTAGGCTTGCGACTGGAGTGAAGTCGTAACAAGGTAGCCGTACTGGAAGGTGCGGCTGGATCACCTCCTTTTCAGGGAGAGCTAATGCTTATGCTTATTGGGTATTTTGGTTTGACACTTCTTCACGCCCAAAAAGAAGGCAAATAAGACGATAAACAAGATAGTCTTGAGCTATTCATCATTCATCTGAGGGGAATTGGagactttgatacgtctccgacgtatcgataatttcttatggtctatgccatattattgatgatacctacatgttttatgcacactttatgtcatattcgtgcattttctggaactaacctattaacaagatgccgaagtgctagttgttgttttctcgctgtttttggtttcggtaaatcctagtaacgaaatattctcggaattggacgaaacaaagacccgtggtcctattttgccacgaaccttccagaagaccgaagagcatacgaagtggggccacgaggtggccagaccacaaggcggcgcggccaaggaggggcccacgccgccctatggtgtgggcccctcgtcagccccccgactctgcccttccgcctacttaaagcattcgtcgcgaaacccctgatgcgaaaaatcacgatacggaaaaccttccagagacgccgccgccgccaatcccatctcgggggattctggagatctcctccggcaccctgccggagaggggattcatctcccggaggactctacaccgccatggtcgcctccggagtgatgagtgagtagttcacccctcggactatgggtccatagcagtagctagatggttgtcttctcctcattgtgcttcattgttggatcttgtgagctgcctaacatgatcaagatcatctatctcgtaatgctatatgttgtgtttgtcgggatccgatggatagagaataccatgttatgttaattatcaagttattgcatatgtgttgtttatgatcttgcatgctctccattattagtagaggctcggccaagtttttactcttaactccaagagggagtatttatgctcgatagtgggttcatgcctcgcattgacaccgggacaagtgacgtaaagttctaaggttgtgttgtgctcgttgccactagggataaaacattgatgctatgtccgaggatgtagttattgattacattacgcaccatacttaatgcaattgtctcgttgctttgcaacttaataccggaaggggttcggatgataacccgaaggtggactttttaggcatagatggcggtctatgtactttgtcgtaatgcccaattaaatctcactcgtacttatcatgacatgtatgtgcattgttatgccctctctatttgtcaattgcccgaccgtaatttgttcacccaacatgcttttatcttatgggagagacacctctagtgaaccgtggaccccggtccattctttaatactcgaaatacaaatctcgtcgcaatactcgtttttactgttttctctgcaaacaatcatcttccacacaatacggttaatcctttgttacagcaagccggtgagattgacaatctcactgtttcgtgtgggcaaagtactttggttgtgttgtgcaggttccacgttggcgccggaatctctggtgttgcgccgcactacatcccgccaccatcaaccttcaacgtgctccttggctcctcctggttcgataaaccttggtttctttcgagggaaaacttgctgctgtgcgcatcataccttcctcttggggttcccaacgaacgtgtgaaatacacgccatcaagcatattttctggcgccgttgcccgggagatcaagacacgctgcaaggggagtctccacttctcaatctctttactttgtttttgtcttgctttattttatttactactttgtttgctgcattatatcaaagcacaaaaaaattagttgctagctttactttatttactgtattgcactctatatcaaaaacacaaaaaaaaattagtttacttgcatttactttatctagtttgctttatttactactgctaaaatggctacccctgaaaatactaagttgtgtgacttcactagc includes these proteins:
- the LOC124677313 gene encoding mitochondrial phosphate carrier protein 3, mitochondrial-like, whose translation is MAVSESSRNALLPGFLYAAPVAAGSTTTTTSAAAGLGGRGLVAPSGAASARPAVWAQSPSEPARKIEMYSPAFYAACTAGGIASCGLTHMTVTPLDLVKCNMQINPAKYKSISSGFGVLLKEQGAKGFFRGWVPTLIGYSGQGACKFGFYEFFKKYYSDIAGPENAAKYKTLIYLAGSASAEVIADVTLCPMEAVKVRVQTQPGFARGLSDGLPKFVKAEGYAGLYKGIVPLWGRQIPYTMMKFASFETIVEMIYKYAIPAPKSECSKPLQLGVSFAGGYVAGVFCAIVSHPADNLVSFLNNAQGATVGDAVKKLGLWGLFTRGLPLRIVMIGTLTGAQWGIYDAFKVMVGLPTTGGVAPTPAAAGEQLKG